The proteins below come from a single Triticum aestivum cultivar Chinese Spring chromosome 5D, IWGSC CS RefSeq v2.1, whole genome shotgun sequence genomic window:
- the LOC100415819 gene encoding phytosulfokine receptor 1, producing MAKCWLLLHFLAFLLPPASATTCHADDLRALRGFAGNLSGGGVLLRAMWSGASCCGWEGVGCDGQSGRVMALLLPGRGLAGPIAGASLAGLVQLEELNLSNNKLIGTVPSWIGELDHLCYLDLSDNLLVGKVPKNLINLKGLATTGRLMGMAFTSMPLHVMRNRRILQQQRPNIISGTNNKVRSGRTNVLSGNDNTVIFGNSNTVAGSNNTITTGSDNTVTGSNHIVSGSKHIVTDNNDVVSGIDNNVSGSFHTVSGSHNTVSGSNNTVSGSNHVVSGSNKVVTGG from the coding sequence ATGGCGAAATGCTGGCTGCTGCTCCACTTCTTGGCGTTCCTCTTGCCGCCGGCGAGCGCTACGACGTGCCACGCCGATGACCTCCGCGCGTTGCGGGGCTTCGCCGGGAACCTCAGTGGTGGTGGCGTGCTCCTACGCGCCATGTGGTCTGGCGCCTCGTGCTGCGGCTGGGAAGGTGTCGGCTGTGATGGCCAAAGTGGACGCGTCATGGCGCTGTTGCTCCCCGGGCGTGGACTTGCGGGGCCCATCGCAGGAGCATCTTTGGCGGGCCTCGTGCAGCTGGAGGAGCTCAACCTATCCAATAACAAACTGATCGGCACCGTCCCATCGTGGATTGGTGAGCTTGATCACCTTTGCTATTTGGATCTCTCCGATAATTTATTGGTTGGCAAGGTACCCAAAAATTTGATAAATCTCAAGGGCCTCGCCACCACTGGTCGTTTAATGGGTATGGCTTTCACTAGCATGCCATTGCATGTGATGCGTAACAGAAGAATACTCCAACAACAACGACCAAATATCATTTCTGGGACCAACAACAAAGTCCGGTCTGGTAGAACCAATGTTCTATCCGGGAATGACAACACTGTCATATTTGGAAACAGCAACACTGTCGCTGGGAGCAACAATACCATCACAACTGGGAGCGACAATACCGTAACGGGTAGCAACCATATCGTATCTGGGAGCAAACATATCGTAACTGACAACAACGATGTTGTTTCCGGGATTGACAATAATGTATCCGGGAGCTTCCACACCGTATCCGGGAGTCACAATACTGTATCCGGGAGCAACAATACTGTATCTGGAAGCAACCATGTTGTGTCTGGGAGCAACAAAGTCGTGACAGGAGGTTAA